GTTTCGAAATTCCCAAGGAAATGCGCTCCGTCGCCGAGGCCGGTTTCGACCAGACCCGCAAGGCGTTCGAGCACATAATCGCCAACGCCCAGCAGACCGCCACCACCATCGAGGACCGCGGCGCCACCGTCCGGGCCAACGCCAAGGAAATCACCACGAAGGCCGTCAGCTTTGCCGAACGCAACGTCTCGGCGGCGCTCGATTACGCCCAGCAACTGGTCCACGCCAAGGACCTCGGCGATGTCCTTCGGCTGCACAGCGAATATGTCCAGGGACAGATGAAGGCGCTGGCCGAGCAGGCCGCCGAGCTGGGGCAGGTCGTCACCAAGGCCGCTCAGGACGCCGTCAAACCGAAGAGCTAGGCCCGCCCCCGTCCCTCGCCAATGTGAAGCCTTCGTCCTGTTTCGCCTTCAATGGCGCAGGATATGGCAGTGCAATGCAAATCTATGTTGCATTGCACAAATTTTGTGTTATTATACACGATAGAATGACCAGCGCGGGTCATTCTCACTCAGGCTCGCTCACTCAGGCTCGGCGTTTCGGACCATTTTTGGTCGGGTCATCGCGCGGGCCACTTCGATCTCCCCACCACCGAAGGATGTCCCCATGGCCGATTCGAACGATCCGTTCTCCACCGTCATGCCGTTCCAACTCCCCGAGCAGGTTCGCGCCTTCGCCGAGAAGGGCGTGTCGCAGGCCCGCGAAAGCTACAGCAAGCTGCGCGACGTCGCCGAAACCAACAACGGCGCGATCGAGGCGGTGTTCTCCTCGGCCAGCAAGGGCGCGACCGACTACTCGACCAAGGTGTTCGACTTCGTGAAGACCAACACCAGCGCCAATTTCGATTTCGCCCACAGCCTGTTCGGCGCCAAGACGCTGCCGGAAATCATGGAAATGTGGACCTCGCACGCCAAGAAGCAGGTCGAGGTGCTGACCTCGCAGACCAAGGAACTCACCGAGCTGAGCCAGAAGGTCGCCGCCGAGACCGTCGAGCCGAT
The DNA window shown above is from Rhodopseudomonas palustris HaA2 and carries:
- a CDS encoding phasin — its product is MDQDGRDRFEIPKEMRSVAEAGFDQTRKAFEHIIANAQQTATTIEDRGATVRANAKEITTKAVSFAERNVSAALDYAQQLVHAKDLGDVLRLHSEYVQGQMKALAEQAAELGQVVTKAAQDAVKPKS
- a CDS encoding phasin, translating into MADSNDPFSTVMPFQLPEQVRAFAEKGVSQARESYSKLRDVAETNNGAIEAVFSSASKGATDYSTKVFDFVKTNTSANFDFAHSLFGAKTLPEIMEMWTSHAKKQVEVLTSQTKELTELSQKVAAETVEPIKASASKMFTPAG